In bacterium, one genomic interval encodes:
- a CDS encoding Smr/MutS family protein has protein sequence MKNNSHTTPIRIIMCQQPKDFSEELDLHHHHIDDALRILDKYLDTAFIYQKSPVYIIHGHGTGKLRKAICEFLARHPQVESFSSAPPNKWGDAATKVILHSIE, from the coding sequence ATGAAAAACAACTCGCATACAACGCCTATTCGAATCATCATGTGTCAGCAACCGAAAGATTTTTCGGAAGAATTAGATCTTCACCATCATCATATCGACGACGCGCTGCGTATCCTCGATAAATATCTCGATACCGCATTTATCTATCAGAAATCGCCGGTATATATCATTCACGGGCATGGAACTGGTAAACTCCGAAAAGCTATTTGTGAATTTCTAGCACGGCACCCCCAGGTAGAATCATTCTCCTCCGCGCCACCGAATAAATGGGGCGATGCGGCTACAAAAGTTATTCTACATTCAATAGAGTAA
- the hisF gene encoding imidazole glycerol phosphate synthase subunit HisF — translation MAAYKRIIPCLDIAGGRVVKGIHFENLRDAGDPAEIATRYNQEGADEIAFLDIMATVEGRKTMIEVVKKTAAVITVPLTVGGGISSVEDMRILIEAGANKISINTAAVKNPELISAAAKEFGSQSLVVAIDYRRSAEMPSGWEVLINGGKTPTGKDAIAWAKEAESRGAGELLPTSIDTDGTKAGYDLELLKTMAQAVQIPIIASGGAGNLEHLYQAIAIGKADAVLAASIFHFREYTIKQAKEYLRAKGIPVNLSEGPDKYNEVKLH, via the coding sequence ATGGCAGCATATAAACGGATTATTCCTTGTCTTGATATTGCTGGTGGGAGAGTGGTCAAAGGGATTCACTTTGAGAATCTACGCGATGCCGGCGACCCTGCTGAAATCGCTACACGATATAATCAAGAAGGTGCAGATGAAATAGCGTTTCTAGACATTATGGCAACGGTTGAAGGACGGAAAACTATGATTGAAGTAGTTAAAAAAACTGCAGCGGTGATAACCGTTCCGCTAACGGTAGGCGGTGGAATTAGTTCGGTTGAAGATATGCGTATTCTCATTGAAGCTGGCGCAAATAAAATTAGTATTAATACCGCAGCGGTAAAAAATCCGGAGTTGATTTCTGCAGCAGCGAAAGAATTCGGCAGCCAATCTTTAGTTGTAGCGATAGATTATCGGCGGTCAGCAGAAATGCCGTCCGGTTGGGAAGTATTGATTAACGGTGGGAAAACGCCAACGGGAAAAGATGCAATTGCCTGGGCGAAAGAAGCGGAATCGCGCGGTGCCGGCGAATTACTTCCAACCAGTATTGATACCGACGGAACGAAAGCGGGGTATGACCTTGAACTTTTAAAAACCATGGCGCAAGCAGTTCAAATCCCGATTATCGCATCTGGTGGTGCAGGAAATCTCGAGCATCTCTATCAAGCGATAGCGATTGGAAAAGCGGATGCGGTTCTAGCCGCATCAATCTTCCATTTTCGGGAATATACAATCAAGCAGGCGAAAGAATATCTCAGGGCAAAAGGTATTCCGGTTAATTTGTCGGAAGGACCGGATAAATATAACGAAGTTAAACTTCATTGA
- a CDS encoding HAD family hydrolase: MKVVFLDRDGVINKRLVGDYVKRWSEFQFLPYAKRAIRKLTEAGYQVHVTSNQQGVGKGLMTKQQLDDITRRMLAEIEQAGGKIHSVAYCHHTESDNCTCRKPKPGLLIRTANKYKLRLTNCWMVGDSERDIQAGTAVGCKTILIGNYKIKNQKSKISIPTFTAKSLLEAVNLILKTDTISSNKRKC, encoded by the coding sequence ATGAAAGTAGTCTTCCTCGATCGCGATGGGGTAATCAATAAACGGCTCGTTGGTGATTATGTTAAGAGATGGTCAGAGTTTCAATTTTTGCCGTACGCAAAACGAGCGATTCGGAAATTAACCGAAGCGGGGTATCAGGTTCATGTCACTAGCAATCAGCAGGGTGTTGGAAAAGGATTGATGACCAAACAGCAACTCGATGATATCACTCGCCGTATGCTCGCTGAAATCGAGCAAGCCGGCGGGAAAATTCATTCCGTGGCGTATTGCCATCATACTGAATCTGATAACTGTACTTGCCGGAAACCAAAGCCAGGGCTGCTTATCCGGACGGCAAATAAATATAAACTGCGTTTAACGAACTGCTGGATGGTTGGTGATAGCGAACGCGATATTCAAGCGGGAACAGCGGTCGGTTGCAAAACCATTCTGATTGGAAATTACAAAATTAAAAATCAAAAATCAAAAATATCAATTCCAACCTTCACGGCTAAATCCCTTCTTGAAGCGGTTAATCTTATCCTTAAAACAGATACTATCTCTTCGAATAAGCGGAAATGTTAA
- a CDS encoding NAD-dependent epimerase/dehydratase family protein has protein sequence MNILITGGAGFIASHIADAYIQAGHNVTIVDNLSTGIQKNIPQQAQFFPIDIRSLAELEKIFTAGNFDIINHHAAQIDVRKSVTNPIYDAEVNIIGTINLLELSRKYTVKKLIFASTGGAIYGEGIDLPADETHPINPECPYGASKRTAEVYIELYARLYGLNYLILRYPNIYGPRQNPKGEAGVNAIFIGQMLAGKTPTIFGDGTQQRDYVYIEDVVQANLIALRYSKNGTYNLGWGIGISVNEIYQKLQEIIGFKNPATYAPPRAGEIQRIYLDSQKAQTDLGWNPQYDFVTGLTKTVEWFRSNPNWYG, from the coding sequence ATGAATATCCTCATAACCGGTGGTGCAGGATTTATCGCGTCACATATTGCCGATGCATATATTCAAGCCGGGCATAACGTAACGATTGTTGATAATCTTTCTACAGGGATACAAAAAAATATTCCACAACAAGCGCAATTTTTCCCGATCGATATCCGGTCGTTAGCGGAGCTTGAGAAAATCTTTACCGCTGGTAACTTCGATATTATCAACCATCATGCTGCACAGATTGATGTTCGAAAATCAGTTACGAATCCGATTTATGATGCAGAGGTTAATATCATTGGAACCATTAATCTGCTTGAGTTAAGTCGGAAATATACGGTTAAAAAACTAATTTTCGCTTCTACTGGTGGCGCAATTTATGGTGAAGGAATAGACCTACCAGCGGATGAAACGCATCCGATAAATCCGGAATGTCCTTACGGCGCATCGAAACGAACTGCAGAGGTATATATCGAACTCTATGCACGGTTATATGGATTAAATTATCTCATTTTGCGCTATCCGAACATCTATGGTCCACGGCAGAATCCGAAAGGAGAAGCGGGTGTCAATGCAATTTTTATCGGGCAGATGCTCGCGGGGAAAACGCCGACGATTTTCGGTGATGGCACGCAACAGCGGGATTATGTCTATATTGAAGATGTAGTACAAGCGAATCTGATTGCGTTGAGATATTCAAAAAATGGAACTTATAACCTCGGCTGGGGCATCGGCATTTCGGTAAACGAAATTTATCAGAAATTGCAGGAGATTATCGGATTTAAGAATCCGGCAACCTATGCGCCGCCACGGGCTGGTGAAATCCAGCGGATTTATCTTGATTCGCAGAAAGCGCAAACCGACCTCGGTTGGAATCCACAATACGATTTTGTAACCGGACTAACGAAAACGGTTGAGTGGTTCCGGTCGAACCCAAATTGGTATGGGTAA
- a CDS encoding DegT/DnrJ/EryC1/StrS family aminotransferase — translation MFIPFHIPTIGKKEFQAVNQALKVGWITTGPTSLRFEQLICRELGAKHAVALNSGTAGLHLSLVALGVKPGDEVIVPTYTFSATAAVVVHCGAKPVLVDVDKERMLILPQEIERKITKKTKAIIPVHLAGHPYPMQEVQQLANQYRLAVIDDAAHAFGAEYRGRKIGSFETIAVFSFHSTKPISTGEGGVLTTTLQSLAEHIRRLSLHGLSNGAWNRYRKEGSWFYQVLEAGYKYNLPDIPAALGIAQLQQATRWHKIRTKYAQLYTAGFAENEAVETPTVAPDIISSWHLYIIKLNLEQLRISRNQLIELLRKKGIGTSVHYIPLHHHPYYQRVWGYKPSEFPNANWAYERVISLPLYPNLKQNQVEYIINSINKLSKKYKR, via the coding sequence ATGTTTATACCATTTCATATCCCGACGATAGGAAAAAAAGAATTCCAAGCAGTTAATCAAGCGCTTAAAGTGGGTTGGATAACTACTGGCCCGACCAGTCTCCGATTTGAACAATTGATTTGTCGAGAATTAGGTGCGAAACATGCGGTTGCCTTAAATTCTGGCACCGCAGGGTTGCATTTATCACTCGTCGCACTGGGAGTCAAACCGGGGGACGAAGTTATTGTTCCGACATATACATTCAGCGCAACCGCAGCGGTAGTTGTGCATTGTGGGGCAAAACCGGTTTTGGTTGATGTTGACAAAGAGCGGATGCTAATTCTTCCTCAAGAAATCGAACGGAAAATAACGAAAAAAACAAAAGCGATTATCCCGGTTCATCTTGCGGGACATCCGTATCCAATGCAGGAAGTACAGCAGCTGGCAAACCAATACCGTTTAGCGGTTATCGACGATGCCGCGCATGCGTTTGGAGCAGAATATCGCGGTCGAAAAATCGGGTCGTTTGAAACCATCGCTGTGTTTAGTTTCCATTCAACCAAACCAATTTCAACTGGCGAAGGTGGTGTGCTTACGACAACATTGCAATCGCTTGCGGAACATATCCGCCGGTTAAGTTTGCATGGGTTATCGAACGGCGCTTGGAACCGGTATCGGAAAGAAGGCAGCTGGTTCTACCAGGTTCTCGAAGCGGGATATAAATATAATTTGCCGGATATTCCCGCAGCGTTAGGAATCGCCCAGTTGCAGCAAGCGACTCGATGGCATAAGATTCGAACTAAGTATGCACAACTCTATACCGCTGGATTTGCAGAGAATGAAGCGGTTGAAACGCCGACAGTGGCTCCGGATATAATCTCTTCCTGGCATCTCTATATTATTAAACTAAACCTGGAACAACTGCGGATTTCAAGAAACCAGCTCATAGAACTTTTGCGGAAAAAAGGTATTGGAACCAGTGTACATTATATTCCGTTACACCATCATCCATATTATCAGCGAGTCTGGGGGTATAAACCATCGGAATTCCCGAATGCGAATTGGGCGTATGAACGGGTTATTTCCTTGCCGTTATATCCTAACTTGAAACAAAATCAGGTAGAATATATAATCAACTCAATAAATAAACTTAGCAAAAAATATAAACGTTAG